The Deinococcus sp. KNUC1210 nucleotide sequence GCGTGCCTGATAGTGTGCTGGATAGGCGTGCCGAACCGGCGGAAGCTGTCGAACTGGCGACCTCATAGCCAGCCGGAGGGAATCCAGACGACGGGGCCTCGTTCAGACTTCATGCTGGAAAAGATGCCCTGCGTGCGTTGAGGTCTGGAAGGCTCGTTATCCCGACACCCACTCCCCGGCCCACCACGCTGCATGCGGCATGCCACTGCTCAGAATGCCCGCCTGCACCGCCTGTACGTCGTAGGGCACGCGCCGGAACTGCACGCCTTCCCCGTCCAGCAGCAGGTAATCGGCGCGGCTGACGTTGACGTACTGATCGCCGCGCTTCTCGTAGGCCAGCCCCACCGAACCGGGGTTCAGGAGCCGCCAGCCATCAAGCGTGCGGAGCAGCGGCGTGTGCGTGTGCCCCCCGACCCACACGGTCTGTTGCCCATAGGTAGCGCGGAGTTGTTCCAGCTGCTCGGCAGGCGTGTCGGCTCCGATCACCTCGCGGCAGTCAGCGGGTGAACCGTGAAAGGCCAGCAGACCGGGAAGCGAGACAGTGGCGCGGTACGTCTGCACCACCTCCAGATCGGCGGCACTCAGCCGGGTGCGGCCCCACTCGTCCAGCTCGTAGAGTTCCTGCTCGTTCGGAAAGCCACGGGGCGTGAAGGGCCGGGGCCTGAGCAGGTCTTCGTCGGCGTTTCCCATGACCACCGGGCACCCCAGACTCGCCAGCAGCTGAATGCATTCGCCGGGCCACGCGCCATCTGCGGTCACGTCGCCCAGACAGAGCAGCGCGTCGGGCGACTGGTGCCGGATGTCCTTCAGCAGCGCTTCGAAGGCGGGCAGGTTTCCGTGAATGTCTCCGAAGACGGCGAGGCGCGTCATGGTTCGCGGCCCGCCTCCAGCCAGGGAAGTTCCTGCTGTGCCAGAGACGCGGGCGCGTGCTGCCGTACCCAGTCGGTCGCCGCCGCCACGTCGTAGGCCACCCGCCGGAATTCCACGTCCCAGCGCCCAGCCCGCCGGGTCAGCAGCACCCAGCGGGCCAGCGGCAGACCGTCTTTCTGGCGCGACACCGGGCCAGCATTGACCACCGTCGTTCCGCCGACCACGCTGAGCATCTCGCGGTGCGTGTGGCCCACGATGCACACCTGCCCCCTGAAGCCGTCCAGCCGTTCCCGAAGTTCCGGAAAGGTCGCGGGCCGCAGCTGCTCGCCGCTTCCGGTGGCGCTCAGCATCAGCGCCTGCCAGGGGTCGTTGGGGGTGCCGTGTGCCAGCCGCACTTCGCCGCCTGCCACATCCAGAAAGGTGGGTAGGGCGGCCAGCTGCTCCGGCACCTGAGACGAAAGCTGAGACAGCAGCCACTGGCGCATCGGCTCCTTACCGGCCCGCTGCCCGCTCACGCGCTCGTCGGTGTTGCCGCGCACGCTGGGCGGCGCGAACTGCGCCTGTAGTTCCCAGGCTCGCCCCGGATCGGCCCCGCCCCATACGGTGTCGCCCAGGTTGTACACGGCGTCGGGTGCCTCGGCGCGGAGATCGTCCAGCACGGCACCGAGCGCGAAGGCGTTGCCGTGAACGTCCGAGAGGACAGCGAGGCGCGTCATTATTCGATGGCGACGGGGCGGTTACTGTCCGGCGCGGCGGGAACGGCGGGGCCGCTGCCGGTCATCATCAGGCCCAGCTGCGTCTCGGTGGCGTCCTTCGCCAGCACCTCGCCCGCGATCTTGCCCTCGTACATCACCAGGATACGGTCGGCCAGATTCATCACTTCGCCCAGGTCGGCCGAGATGAGCAGCACCGCCAGACCCTGATCCCGCGCCTTCACGATCTGCCCGTGAATGAATTCGATGGCCCCGATATCCACGCCGCGCGTCGGCTGGCTCGCCACCAGAATCTTCGGGTCTTTCCGCATTTCCCGCGCCACGATGATCTTCTGGGCATTGCCGCCCGAATAGCGCCCGGCGGCCAGGGTGCTGCTGCGCGGGCGCACGTCGAATGTTTCCGACAGTTCGCGGGCGTTGGCCTCGATCTTCTCCAGATCCAGAAAGCCGAGCGCTCCGGCAAAGGGGGCGCGGTCCTGCTCGCCCAGAATGAAGTTCTCGGCGGTGGTCATGTCGAGGACCAGTCCGCGCTCGTTGCGGTCTTCAGGAACGTGGCTCACACCCGCCAGCCCCACCGCCTTGCTGCCCTGCGCCTGCCGACCCAGATACGTGATCCTGCCGCTGTACGGGTGCAGCCCGGTAATGGCCTCGACCAGTTCGCTCTGACCGTTGCCCTCGACCCCGGCGATGCCCACGATCTCGCCTGCCCGCACCTGAAAGCTCACGTGATCGACGGCAGGCTTGTCGTGCGACCCGGCCACCACCACGTCCTGCACGTCCAGCGCCACGTCCTGCGGGTGCGCCTCGCCCTTCTGCACGCGCAACACCACCTCGCGGCCCACCATCATGCGGGCCAGCGTCTCGGTGGTCGCGCCCTGGGTGGGAATGGTGCCGATCATCTTGCCGTCCCGGATGACCGAAATCTCGTCGCTGATGTGCAGCACCTCGTGCAGCTTGTGGGAAATGAAGATCACGCTGTTACCGCTCTTGGCGTAGTTGTTCTTCAGGAAGTCGAACAGTTCGTCGGTTTCACTCGGGGTCAGCACCGCTGTCGGCTCGTCCAGAATCAGGATGCGTGCGCCCCGGTACAGTGTTTTCAGGATTTCGACCTTCTGTTGCAGACCCAGCGGCAGATCCTGAATCTTCGCGTCGGGGTTCAGATCGAAGCCGAACTGCTGGATCAGCTGCGCGACCCGCTTTCTGGCCCCGGCATAGTCGATGCTGGTGCCACTGGTCGGCTCGCTGCCCAGAATCACGTTCTCGGTCACGGTCAGCGGCTCGACCAGCATGAAGTGCTGATGCACCATGCCGATGCCCAGCGCGATGGCGTCTTTGGGGTCGTGCAGCAGCGCGGGCTGACCGTCGACCAGAATGTCGCCGCTGGTCGGCGGCTGCATGCCGTACAGAATCTTCATCAGCGTGCTCTTGCCCGCGCCGTTCTCGCCGCACAGCGCATGCACGCTGCCCCATTTCACGGTCATAGAAATGTTGTCGTTTGCCAGCACCAGTGGAAACCGCTTGGTAATGCCGCGCAGCTCAATCGCGTTCGGCGAGCGGTGGGGAACAGTGGTCATGCCGATATGGTAACGCCGCCAAGCGTCGCCCGATGGACGAGACTGGCAGGCATCTCATATGCTGAGACGCAGATGAACGATCTAGTCAGGACGCTGCATCAGGCCCTCGATCACCCCGAACAGCTGTGGCTGGCGCTGACCATGCTCGGGCGAGATGAAGTCTTTATCGTCGTCCTGGCGCTGTATTCCTGGCTGGTCAACCCGGAAGGCATGCGGCGGCTGGGCGTGGCCTTCTCGCTCAGCTATCTCACCAATTCGGCGCTGAAGTACGGGTTGAACCTGCCCCGCCCCTTCGCGCACGATCCGGCGCTGGCCTCGGCTGCCGCAAAGGCCACCGCTGGCGGCCCCGGCCTGCCCAGCGGTCACGCGCAGCTCAGCGCCTCGCTGTGGTTCGGCATGGCGTGGCAGCTGACAGAAACGGGGCGCGGCAGGCGCTGGGTCTGGGTGCTGGCTGCCGTGCTGGTGCTGCTCATCAGCCTGTCGCGGCTGGTGCTGGGCGTGCATTACCCCTCCGATGTGCTGATCGGCCTGTTGATCGGTCTGCTGTTCGCGTGGCTGGCAGCGTCTCGGCTTGCCCTGCTGCGCTGGAACATCTGGCTACCGCTGTTGCTGCTGGCGGGGTCGGCGTTTCTGCCGTCCAGCGCCCCGCGAGAGTTCGCGGTGGGCCTGGGGCTGCTGTCCGGCTTCTGGCTGCTGCGCTCCGAGTTTGCTCCGCCGACGACCTGGGCCGGGCGCGTGGGCGTGGCGGTGATCGGACTGGTGCTGGTGTTCGCGGTGTATTTCGGGCTGGCGGCGGTGCTGCCACAGGCCATCCGTGAATCGGGTCTGGGCCGCGCTCTGCGCTACGCCCTGCTGGTCCTGATGGCAGGTGAAGGCGTGCCCCGACTGCTGAAAGTCTGGCTGCCCGTCAGCCGCGACGTGACCTTGCTGGTGAAATGAAGGCGAGAGAGGAAAGGCGGGGTGCTGAAGGTAACGACGAAACGGCGGACCTGATACGCTGAAATGCCATGCAGTTCACCGTCCTTTCGACCAGCCTGAGTCCGAACAGTCGCAGCCGCAGACTCGCGTTCCTGAGCGCGGGGGTGCTGGAAGCTCAGGGCCACAGCGTCAGCGTTCTCGATCTGCGGGCCCTGCCGCTTCCAGCCTTCGACGACGACCAGTCGTATCGGCATCCGAACGTCGAACCGTACCGCGAGGCCATTGCGAACGCCGACGGTGTGCTGCTGGCGCTGCCTGTCTACAACTGGGCAACCGGCAGCGGCGCGAAAAACCTGATCGAACTCACCGGCTCGCACAGTCCGGAACGCGGCCTGTCTGCCGTGTGGTTTGACAGGGTCGTGACGTTTCTGGTCGCGGGTGGCCTGCCGCACAGCTATACGGCGCATCACCCGCTGGCCCTGGGCCTGATGACCGATTTCAAGTGCATCGTGAATCCGTACCACGTGTATGCCACGGGCGACGACTGGGACGGCGACGACCTGCGCCCGGTCTGCTCGCTGCGCCTGCGCCGAAGCTTGAGCGTGGCAACCGAGCTTTCAGAGCGGCTCAGGGAGCGGACGTACCGTTCCACCTGGGAACTCTGAAAACTCCAGCCATCCGGTTTACAGCCACGCGCTGACCAGCGTGACCACCAGTGCGCCCAGGCACATGCCCACGCTCGCTGCCGCGCCGCTCAGGTCGCCTTCCTGCCGGGCGCGGGCCGTACCGATGCCGTGTGCGACGGCTCCCAGAGCCAGCCCGCGTGCCGTGCGCGAACGCACCCCCAGCCGCACCAGCAGGCCCGGCAGCAGCACCGCCCCGATCAACCCGACGATGATGACGAACGCCGCTGCCAGCGACGGAGCGCCGCCCAGCCGCGCCGAAATCGCGTAGGCCACCGGACTCGTCACCGAATCGGTACTCAGCGCCAGCCGCACGGGTCTGGGAGCGGCCAGCAGCAGACCGCCGAGCGTATTCAGGCCCACCGAAACCAGCGTGCCGGAGACGCCGCCCAGCAGCACCGCTTTCCAGGCCCGCCGTATCAGCAGGCGCTGACGGTACAGCGGCACGGCCAGGGCGACCACCGCAGGTGTCAGCAGCGTGCTGACGGGGCGGGTTTCGGCGCTGTAGACCGCATATGTCGTGTGCGTCAGCAGCAGCAGCGGCACCAGCAGCAGGCAGGCGATCAGCGTCGGATTGGCGAGGGGCGTGCGGCTGCGGCTCTGGATCAGCAGTCCCAGTGCAAAGGCCAGCAGCGTCAGGGCGAGCCAGGTCATGGGGCCGCGCCGGGGGAGAGGTGAGATGCGGTGCGCCGCTTCATGGTGCGTCTTCCAGTTCCAGTTCAGCCAGTTCTGCACCGCCCAGTCTGCTCGCCAGCAGGCCCGCCACCGCGCCGCCGATCAGCACGCCCGCCGCCATGACCAGCAGCCAGCCCGGCCACTGTTTCCAGGCGTCCAGATAGTCCAGCACGCCGACCGCCGCCGGAACGAACAGCAGGCTCAGCAGCCCCAGCAGGCCATCGGCGGCCAGATCGACCCATTCCAGCCGCACCACCTTCAGGCTCAGAGCCAGCAGCAGCAGCAGCAACCCCGCCACCGAACCCGGAAACGGCAGCTGCATGGCGGTCATCAGGCCCTGGCCCAGCGCGGCGAATCCGCATAGCAGGCCCAGGCCCAGAATCACGCGCAGGGAAGGGGTCACGCCGGAGAGGAAGCCTCTGGAGTCGTTGCCGCCGGTGTCAGTCGCCTCAGCATGCCGCGCACCACCGTCTTGGCGTGGCGGGCCACCAGGGGCATGAATTCGCGGTAATCCACATTCGCGCCTCCGTCGGCGGTATCCGACACCGAGCGGATGACCACGAAGGGAACGCCGTGCTTGCTGCACACCTGCGCCACCGCTGCACCTTCCATCTCGGCGCAGGCGGCTCCGAAGTGCTGCCACAGCCACGCGACCTTCTCTGCCGAGGCCACGAATACGTCGCCGCTGACCACCCGGCCCCCGGTCACGTTCACGCCTTCCACCTCGTGCGCGGCCTCCAGCGCCAGGGCGCTCAGGGTTTCATCGGCCACCCAGCTGAGGGTTTCGCCCGGCACCTCGCCCAGCTTGTAGCCGAGGGCGGTCACGTCCACGTCGTGCTGCACGCAGTCGCTCGATACCACGATGTCGCCCACCTTCAGCTCGGGGTGGACGCCGCCCGCCACCCCGGTAAAGATGACGCGCCCGGCTCCGGCGGCCAGCAGGTGTGTGGTGGTCATGGCGGCATTCACCTTGCCGATGCCGCCCACGGTAATCAGCACGTCCTGCCCGTCCAGCGTGCCCCGGTGCAGCGCTCCGCCTGCCCAGGGGAGGTTCTGCGCGTCCTGAAGGTCTGCCAGCAGCAATTCGACTTCTTCCTGCATGGCTCCGATAATTCCGATCATGCGATGAGTGTAGCGGGATTAAACGGGTCTGGCGGGGGGGCGATTCCTGCTACAGTTGTCGGAATGAAAAAATTGCTCGTGGCACCCCTTCTCCTCGTCGCCTGCGCCCCTGCCCTGAGTAACGCCCCCAAACCCGCGCCCGGACAGGTAATCGTGCGGGCCGTCTCGACTCTGCCTTCCAGCGCGGGCCTGCCTCCCCAGAGTCCCGAACACGAAGCGGGCATTGTGGGGTTTGCCAGTCTCTCTGCACTGCTGCTCGTGCAGTCCAGGTACGATACGGGCCTGCCGAGTACCTACGACGCCTTCTCTTTCCCCGACGGATCGAAGAGCATGACACCGCTGAGCGGCAAAGGCGACCCGGTGGCGGTGGCAATCGAGTGGCAGGCTCGGCAGAAAGACGGAACGAACGTCGTCAATGTGCACTGGGAAAGTCGGCCTCTGGGTGGCCTGTTCCTTGGTATCACCGTCAAAGCCAGCAGCACAGATGCGGCCGTGAATACCCGTGCCATCGAAGATAAGCTCCTCAACCGTTTTTATGCCTTCGACGGCATCACCTTCGTTGCCAGCGGGCGCTGATTTCCCCCGTCGCCCTATCCGCTATGCTGCCTTCCATGACCAGTTTTGACCTGCTGCTGCCCGAAGTCACCCTCCGTCATCCAGACAGCGCCAAGTGGAAACTGTACCCGGACGACGTGCTGCCGCTGTGGGTGGCCGACATGGATTTCTCGGTCGCCCCGGCGATCCTGGCCGCGCTCCAGGAACGCCTGACGCGGGGGCTGGGCTACGCCCCCTTCGAGGTCGAGGCCACGTCGCTGGCTCCGCTGCTGCGTAAAAAGCTGGCGACACAGGGACTGGCAGACATTCCCACAGGCGGCCTCCGCACGCTGCCGGGCGTGGTGCCGGGGTTGTACGCTGCGGTGGCCGGGCTGTCGTCTCCCGGCGACGAAATTTTGACCATGACGCCGATCTATCCGCCGTTCCTGGGGTCGATCCGCGATCAGGGGCGCACGCTCCGGGCAGTGCCGCTGCTGCAACAGCAGGACGGCTGGCAGATCGACTGGGACGCACTGGAAGCCGCCGTTTCGCCCGCGACCAGGCTGCTGATGCTGTGCCACCCGCACAACCCCACCGGCCGCGTCTGGACGACAGACGAACTGAAGCGCCTGGGCGACTTCGTATTGCGCCACCGCCTGTGGGTGGTCAGCGACGAGCTGCACGCTGATCTGAGTTTCGGCGGGCCGCATGTCGCCTTTGCCAGTGTGCATCCCGAGCTGCTCGAGCGCACCGTCACCCTGACGGGCCCCTGCAAGACATACAACACGGCGGGCCTGGGTATCGGGGCCATGATCAGCCACAACGTCGCTCTGCTCGACCGCATCACGGCGCTCACCAGGGGCGTGCAGGGCCACCCGTCGGCTCTGAGTATCACCATGTGGAGAGCGGCGCTGGAAGGCGGGGCCGAGTGGCTGGCAGCGGTGATAGAGCAGCTGCGGAGCAACCGCGACCACCTGAGCGCCCGGCTGCGTCAGGAGTTGCCCACGGTGCGTTACAGCCCGCCCGAGGCCACGTATCTGGCGCTGCTCGATTTTCGTCAGCACCCCCGCAGCGCCGATATCCAGCAGTTTCTGCTGACCGAGGCGAAGGTGGGTCTGAACGACGGTCCCCCCTTTGGCGAAGGGTACCAGGGCTTCGTGCGCCTGAATTTCGCCACCAGCCCGGACATTCTAGACGAGGCAATCGACCGGATCGTGCGGGCAGTCACGCAGCACAGCTAAAGAGCTGACGGGGAAGGGTGGGAACGGCGGCAGGGTCTGAGCCGTTCCCACCCTCCGTTTATTCGGTTTCCGGCGCTGTCAGTTCGCGGAGCCGCTCGATCAACGGGCGCAGCGTCTCGCGCTTCAGTTTCAGGGCGGTGCGGTTGACCACCAGCCGGGCGCTGGAATACATCAGCACTTCCAGCTCTTCCAGATTATTGGCCTTCAGGGTGCTGCCGGTCTGTACCAGATCGACCACCGCGTCGGCCAGCCCGGTCAGGGCCGCCAGCTCGATATTGCCGCTGAGTTTGACCACCTCGGCCAGCAGCCCGCGTTCCAGCAGGTAAGCCCGCGTCAGGTTGGGGTACTTGGTGGCGACCCGCGTAATCGCAGAGGTCGCGCCCACCTCGCGGATGAACGACAGGCGGCAGCGCGAGAAGCCCAGGTCGAGCGGCTCGTACACGCTGCGCCCCGACTCTGCCAGCACGTCCTTGCCTACGATGCCCATGTCCGCGATGCCCAGATCGACGTACACCGGCACATCCTGGTTTCGCAGCTCCAGCAGTGTGACGTGCCCCATCCGCCACTGCAAGGCCCGGCTCTTTTCCGGCAGTTCCAGCGGCAGGCCTGCCCGTGAAAGCAGCGCCACGCCTTCCTCGAAAATCCGGCCTTTGGGGAGAGCGAGCGTCAGGGGGTGGGGCCGACAGCCGAAGGGTCGGCGCTCATGCCCGCACCTCCAGCAGCTCGGCAACGCTGCCCAGCGTCTGCCCCTGGACAGCCCGGCCGATTCCGCGCTGCGCCGTATAGCGGGCCAGTTCCGCCGCGTCGTCTGTCCAGCGCAGCTCGGCGATCAGGCCCAGGCTGCGGGCGTAGTCGGCTCCGGCCAGATCGAGGGCCAGCACCACTTCCGGCTCTGGCCCGATGTGCCGGGCTGCCACCTCGGTCAGCCGCTCCAGGCCCAGCGCAAAGCCTGCTCCCTGCTGCGTGGGCGGCGTGCTGCTGTCATGCCCGCCGTAGCGCCCGCCACCCAGAATCTGCCGCGAAAATCCGTCGGCGTAGGCGCGGAAGGTGAAGCCCGAGTAATAGCCGTAGCGCCGCGACATGCCCAGATCGAACAGCAGCCGTTCGCGCCCGAACAGATCAGCGACCCGTTCCAGATGCGCGAGTGCTGCCGCTGCCCGTGTGCCCAGCGGCAGACGGCGGGCCTGTGCCAGCACTTCCGGGCCGCCGTACAGATCGTTCACCGTCGTCAGGGTCCGTTCCAGTCCGGCATCCAGGCCGTTTGTGCGAATCAGGGCCGCCAGATCGGGGCCGCTCTTGCGGTCGAAGACCCCGTGCAGCTGTGTACGGAGCGACTCGCTCAGGCCAGAGTCTTCCAGCAGCGCGTCCAGAAATCCCGGATGCCCGACCTCCAGCCGTCCCTGGACCCCCACGCACTTCAGGGCGCTCAGGCTCAGTTCCAGCAGTTCGGCGTCGGTCCAGGGGGTGCTCGCGCCGATCAGCTCCACGCCGAGCTGAGTGAACTCGCGCAGTCGTCCCAGTTCGCTGGCCTGACCCGCCAGCCACAGCCGCCCGCCGTATTGCAGCCGCAGCGGAAACGGTCCACCCGGAAAGCGCGTCCTGACCAGCCGCTGCACCGCCGTCGTGAACTCGCTGCGGAGCATCAGCACGTCGCCGCCCCGGTCGATCAGTTTGAAGGCGCGGGCGTCCTGCGGGTGCTGCGGGTCGTGGAGTTCCAGGGCAGGCAGCTCGACGCCCTGATACCCCCAGGTGCTGAAGTGTGCGGCCAGCCGGTTTCGCAGGTGCTCGCGCCACGCCCATTCCGGGGGCAGGACATCCCGGGTACCGAGGGGCAAAATCATGGACGGCCCACCGAAGAGGGGCGAGCGCTGGGGTCTGTGAGGGGGGCCGGGTCAACACGCCCCCGATCATAGCAGGGGTGTGCGGCAGGCAAAGTCAGGGCGCTGCAAGCCCGCGCCTCGCGTCCGCCAGAGATTCGCCCGCGTCCCGCTATACTCCCGGAGTGCGTTCCGTGTCCTTCTTTCCGCGTGTCCTCGGCCCTGCGTTGCTGGGGCTGAGCGTGTTGCTGGCCGGATGTTCGCCGCGCCAGGACACCTTCAAGCCCCTCATCGTGATTACCAGCCCGGACGGCGGCTCGGCCAGTGCGTCCCGCAGTTTTCTGGTCAAGGGGTACGTGGTGGACGATCAGGGCGTGCGTTCGCTGGAGGTGCAGAAGGTGGCGGTCAAGCTGGACACCCCCGGCGAGAAGATTCAGCCGTTTTCGTTCCGCACGCTGATCCAGGGGCAGAAGGCCGACTACGTGATTCAGGCCAC carries:
- a CDS encoding metallophosphoesterase; its protein translation is MTRLAVFGDIHGNLPAFEALLKDIRHQSPDALLCLGDVTADGAWPGECIQLLASLGCPVVMGNADEDLLRPRPFTPRGFPNEQELYELDEWGRTRLSAADLEVVQTYRATVSLPGLLAFHGSPADCREVIGADTPAEQLEQLRATYGQQTVWVGGHTHTPLLRTLDGWRLLNPGSVGLAYEKRGDQYVNVSRADYLLLDGEGVQFRRVPYDVQAVQAGILSSGMPHAAWWAGEWVSG
- a CDS encoding ATP phosphoribosyltransferase regulatory subunit — its product is MILPLGTRDVLPPEWAWREHLRNRLAAHFSTWGYQGVELPALELHDPQHPQDARAFKLIDRGGDVLMLRSEFTTAVQRLVRTRFPGGPFPLRLQYGGRLWLAGQASELGRLREFTQLGVELIGASTPWTDAELLELSLSALKCVGVQGRLEVGHPGFLDALLEDSGLSESLRTQLHGVFDRKSGPDLAALIRTNGLDAGLERTLTTVNDLYGGPEVLAQARRLPLGTRAAAALAHLERVADLFGRERLLFDLGMSRRYGYYSGFTFRAYADGFSRQILGGGRYGGHDSSTPPTQQGAGFALGLERLTEVAARHIGPEPEVVLALDLAGADYARSLGLIAELRWTDDAAELARYTAQRGIGRAVQGQTLGSVAELLEVRA
- a CDS encoding LrgB family protein, producing the protein MQNWLNWNWKTHHEAAHRISPLPRRGPMTWLALTLLAFALGLLIQSRSRTPLANPTLIACLLLVPLLLLTHTTYAVYSAETRPVSTLLTPAVVALAVPLYRQRLLIRRAWKAVLLGGVSGTLVSVGLNTLGGLLLAAPRPVRLALSTDSVTSPVAYAISARLGGAPSLAAAFVIIVGLIGAVLLPGLLVRLGVRSRTARGLALGAVAHGIGTARARQEGDLSGAAASVGMCLGALVVTLVSAWL
- the hisG gene encoding ATP phosphoribosyltransferase, with the protein product MALLSRAGLPLELPEKSRALQWRMGHVTLLELRNQDVPVYVDLGIADMGIVGKDVLAESGRSVYEPLDLGFSRCRLSFIREVGATSAITRVATKYPNLTRAYLLERGLLAEVVKLSGNIELAALTGLADAVVDLVQTGSTLKANNLEELEVLMYSSARLVVNRTALKLKRETLRPLIERLRELTAPETE
- a CDS encoding phosphatase PAP2 family protein, which encodes MNDLVRTLHQALDHPEQLWLALTMLGRDEVFIVVLALYSWLVNPEGMRRLGVAFSLSYLTNSALKYGLNLPRPFAHDPALASAAAKATAGGPGLPSGHAQLSASLWFGMAWQLTETGRGRRWVWVLAAVLVLLISLSRLVLGVHYPSDVLIGLLIGLLFAWLAASRLALLRWNIWLPLLLLAGSAFLPSSAPREFAVGLGLLSGFWLLRSEFAPPTTWAGRVGVAVIGLVLVFAVYFGLAAVLPQAIRESGLGRALRYALLVLMAGEGVPRLLKVWLPVSRDVTLLVK
- a CDS encoding MalY/PatB family protein codes for the protein MTSFDLLLPEVTLRHPDSAKWKLYPDDVLPLWVADMDFSVAPAILAALQERLTRGLGYAPFEVEATSLAPLLRKKLATQGLADIPTGGLRTLPGVVPGLYAAVAGLSSPGDEILTMTPIYPPFLGSIRDQGRTLRAVPLLQQQDGWQIDWDALEAAVSPATRLLMLCHPHNPTGRVWTTDELKRLGDFVLRHRLWVVSDELHADLSFGGPHVAFASVHPELLERTVTLTGPCKTYNTAGLGIGAMISHNVALLDRITALTRGVQGHPSALSITMWRAALEGGAEWLAAVIEQLRSNRDHLSARLRQELPTVRYSPPEATYLALLDFRQHPRSADIQQFLLTEAKVGLNDGPPFGEGYQGFVRLNFATSPDILDEAIDRIVRAVTQHS
- a CDS encoding NADPH-dependent FMN reductase, producing the protein MQFTVLSTSLSPNSRSRRLAFLSAGVLEAQGHSVSVLDLRALPLPAFDDDQSYRHPNVEPYREAIANADGVLLALPVYNWATGSGAKNLIELTGSHSPERGLSAVWFDRVVTFLVAGGLPHSYTAHHPLALGLMTDFKCIVNPYHVYATGDDWDGDDLRPVCSLRLRRSLSVATELSERLRERTYRSTWEL
- a CDS encoding ABC transporter ATP-binding protein: MTTVPHRSPNAIELRGITKRFPLVLANDNISMTVKWGSVHALCGENGAGKSTLMKILYGMQPPTSGDILVDGQPALLHDPKDAIALGIGMVHQHFMLVEPLTVTENVILGSEPTSGTSIDYAGARKRVAQLIQQFGFDLNPDAKIQDLPLGLQQKVEILKTLYRGARILILDEPTAVLTPSETDELFDFLKNNYAKSGNSVIFISHKLHEVLHISDEISVIRDGKMIGTIPTQGATTETLARMMVGREVVLRVQKGEAHPQDVALDVQDVVVAGSHDKPAVDHVSFQVRAGEIVGIAGVEGNGQSELVEAITGLHPYSGRITYLGRQAQGSKAVGLAGVSHVPEDRNERGLVLDMTTAENFILGEQDRAPFAGALGFLDLEKIEANARELSETFDVRPRSSTLAAGRYSGGNAQKIIVAREMRKDPKILVASQPTRGVDIGAIEFIHGQIVKARDQGLAVLLISADLGEVMNLADRILVMYEGKIAGEVLAKDATETQLGLMMTGSGPAVPAAPDSNRPVAIE
- a CDS encoding CidA/LrgA family protein; translation: MTPSLRVILGLGLLCGFAALGQGLMTAMQLPFPGSVAGLLLLLLALSLKVVRLEWVDLAADGLLGLLSLLFVPAAVGVLDYLDAWKQWPGWLLVMAAGVLIGGAVAGLLASRLGGAELAELELEDAP
- a CDS encoding 5'-methylthioadenosine/adenosylhomocysteine nucleosidase, encoding MIGIIGAMQEEVELLLADLQDAQNLPWAGGALHRGTLDGQDVLITVGGIGKVNAAMTTTHLLAAGAGRVIFTGVAGGVHPELKVGDIVVSSDCVQHDVDVTALGYKLGEVPGETLSWVADETLSALALEAAHEVEGVNVTGGRVVSGDVFVASAEKVAWLWQHFGAACAEMEGAAVAQVCSKHGVPFVVIRSVSDTADGGANVDYREFMPLVARHAKTVVRGMLRRLTPAATTPEASSPA
- a CDS encoding metallophosphoesterase, which encodes MTRLAVLSDVHGNAFALGAVLDDLRAEAPDAVYNLGDTVWGGADPGRAWELQAQFAPPSVRGNTDERVSGQRAGKEPMRQWLLSQLSSQVPEQLAALPTFLDVAGGEVRLAHGTPNDPWQALMLSATGSGEQLRPATFPELRERLDGFRGQVCIVGHTHREMLSVVGGTTVVNAGPVSRQKDGLPLARWVLLTRRAGRWDVEFRRVAYDVAAATDWVRQHAPASLAQQELPWLEAGREP